In one Arenibacter antarcticus genomic region, the following are encoded:
- a CDS encoding FAD:protein FMN transferase → MRNVIFLMLCFCFLVGFSQERNFITVHRTIKLMGSKFDITVVADNEEIGYINIEEAVSEIKRIEKLISSWDENSETSLINANAGIKAVAVSFELFQLIERAIQISELTNGAFDITQAGLGSVWTFDGAMNYKPTEAEIKSSLTKVGYQNIELNAKELTVFLKIKGMKIGFGAIGKGYAADKAKEHLVEKQVRAGVINAAGDFTTWGTKVTGEKWLIGIANPLSKGKIFSWLPVLESSVATTESFDRFVMIDGKKYSHIMDPRTGIPAIGINSVSVFSKSAELCDALSTAVFVLGVGRGMALINQLNGTEVIILDSNNIMHKTPGILFD, encoded by the coding sequence GTGAGAAATGTAATTTTCTTAATGCTTTGTTTCTGTTTTCTTGTGGGATTTTCACAGGAAAGGAACTTTATTACCGTGCATCGAACCATTAAATTGATGGGTTCTAAATTTGATATTACCGTTGTAGCCGATAATGAAGAGATAGGTTATATCAATATAGAGGAAGCGGTGTCCGAAATAAAGCGAATTGAGAAACTAATTTCTTCCTGGGATGAGAATTCTGAAACCTCTCTCATTAATGCTAATGCGGGAATAAAGGCAGTAGCGGTAAGCTTTGAGTTATTTCAGCTAATAGAAAGGGCCATTCAAATTTCGGAGCTCACCAATGGGGCGTTTGATATTACCCAGGCAGGTTTAGGAAGCGTTTGGACTTTTGATGGGGCCATGAACTATAAACCTACGGAAGCGGAAATTAAGTCATCTTTGACTAAAGTGGGGTATCAAAATATAGAGCTGAATGCCAAGGAGCTCACCGTGTTTTTGAAAATTAAAGGAATGAAAATTGGTTTTGGTGCCATTGGCAAGGGATATGCTGCGGATAAGGCCAAAGAACATTTGGTAGAAAAGCAGGTTCGTGCTGGAGTAATCAATGCGGCTGGTGATTTTACGACATGGGGAACTAAGGTTACGGGTGAAAAATGGTTGATCGGGATAGCCAATCCTTTAAGTAAAGGGAAAATATTCTCATGGCTTCCGGTTCTGGAATCATCTGTAGCAACTACGGAGAGTTTTGATCGATTTGTAATGATTGACGGTAAAAAATACTCCCATATTATGGATCCAAGAACAGGTATTCCGGCCATCGGGATCAATAGTGTATCTGTCTTTTCCAAGAGTGCTGAACTATGTGATGCCTTGTCCACTGCTGTTTTTGTGCTTGGAGTGGGCCGTGGTATGGCCTTAATAAACCAATTGAACGGAACAGAAGTCATTATTTTAGATAGTAATAATATAATGCATAAGACGCCGGGAATTTTATTCGACTAA
- a CDS encoding alpha/beta fold hydrolase → MISYNTHIHKTSDKWVTFVHGAGGSSTIWFKQLREFKKYFNVLLLDLRGHGNSKLHLKDAFMDKYTFDTITDDIVEVIDHEKIEKSHFIGISLGTILIRNLAEKHPSRVESMIMGGAIMKLNLRSQVLIRLGVIFKSIVPYLWLYKFFAFVIMPNKNHKESRLLFVREAKKLYQKEFIRWFRLTSEINPLLRFFRSADIKIPTLYLMGEEDYLFLPSVRQMVQNHRSSSLVVVKDCGHVVNVEQPLFFNETVIKYLLSKK, encoded by the coding sequence TTGATCAGTTATAATACACATATTCATAAAACCTCCGATAAGTGGGTCACTTTTGTGCATGGAGCTGGAGGTAGTTCTACTATATGGTTTAAGCAGTTAAGGGAATTTAAAAAGTACTTTAATGTGCTCCTATTGGATCTTAGGGGACACGGAAATTCCAAGTTGCACCTTAAGGATGCCTTTATGGATAAATATACCTTTGATACGATAACAGACGATATTGTTGAGGTTATCGATCACGAGAAGATAGAGAAATCTCATTTTATAGGAATCTCCTTAGGAACCATCCTAATCCGAAATTTGGCAGAGAAACATCCTTCGCGAGTGGAGAGTATGATAATGGGCGGAGCTATTATGAAATTAAACCTCAGATCACAAGTACTAATTCGCTTGGGAGTCATTTTTAAATCCATAGTGCCCTACCTGTGGTTGTATAAATTCTTCGCATTTGTGATCATGCCCAATAAGAATCATAAGGAGTCCCGCTTATTATTTGTGAGGGAGGCCAAAAAACTGTATCAAAAGGAGTTTATCCGATGGTTTAGGCTTACTTCGGAGATAAATCCCTTATTGCGATTTTTTAGATCCGCGGATATAAAAATACCTACCCTTTATTTAATGGGGGAAGAAGATTATTTGTTTTTGCCCTCGGTAAGGCAAATGGTGCAGAATCACCGCTCTTCCTCATTGGTAGTGGTTAAAGATTGCGGGCATGTGGTTAATGTAGAACAACCTTTGTTCTTTAATGAAACCGTTATTAAGTATCTTCTTTCTAAAAAGTAG
- a CDS encoding AraC family transcriptional regulator: MIFAQFTWANSATVFQNINCNPIEIDKISLESIAYLSAKECFELGKCEYDHNNFSTAYTFFLSAHLKGHENTVIFNKYFAASKTSLDSLQQINEQGFNFLNKLNSSSFLSLSEPLNANERNVLETSHRWIQNYVRNYLFLLIAICGFYLAIKLLIEHRKAETHNIYLAVFLFGVSVMLMELAINWLSIFNYNPRVYFFKIHFFLWAPSLYLYIRKKLHIGSKTSINEFLKHYGVFILFSMLLLIGVNTETPVDGTTFFNHTITIILTSLFIKAVHITLYVLLLIVLYKKHKDTLNQSNKKWLILSISFLGLLMLIVFSRALFSHLDSFNYISIYFTAIALSLFISLYATMHFIQPDIITKTEALKETGNDVKYKNSGLTEAMTDTLKSQLVRLVETKKVYLDNAITLEKLAKDLNTDRYSLSQVINQEFGKNFYEFINDYRVQEVVNMIKNNEGNIKLVTDLIYESGFNNKVSFYKAFKKRHKMTPTQFIKLQSNHLLIKN, from the coding sequence TTGATATTCGCTCAATTCACATGGGCCAATAGCGCAACCGTATTCCAAAACATAAATTGCAACCCCATTGAAATTGATAAAATATCATTGGAAAGTATAGCATATTTAAGCGCTAAGGAATGCTTTGAGCTTGGCAAATGCGAGTACGACCATAACAATTTCAGCACTGCCTATACTTTTTTTCTTTCTGCCCACTTAAAGGGCCATGAGAACACGGTCATTTTCAATAAATATTTTGCTGCAAGTAAAACCTCCTTAGACTCCTTGCAACAAATTAATGAACAGGGCTTTAATTTTTTAAATAAACTAAATTCCTCTAGCTTTCTCTCCCTTTCCGAACCTTTAAACGCGAATGAAAGAAATGTTTTGGAAACTTCCCACAGGTGGATCCAAAATTACGTAAGGAACTATTTATTCCTTTTAATAGCGATATGCGGCTTTTATCTGGCCATTAAATTATTGATCGAGCATAGAAAGGCAGAAACCCACAATATATATTTGGCAGTATTCTTATTCGGGGTTTCGGTGATGTTGATGGAGCTCGCCATTAACTGGCTGAGCATTTTTAATTACAACCCTAGGGTTTATTTTTTTAAGATTCATTTCTTTCTATGGGCCCCTTCCCTCTATTTGTATATTCGTAAAAAGTTACATATAGGCTCAAAGACCTCTATAAATGAATTCTTGAAGCACTACGGTGTATTTATCCTATTCAGTATGCTTCTGTTAATTGGCGTCAATACAGAAACGCCTGTTGATGGAACAACATTCTTCAACCATACTATCACCATAATTCTAACCAGTTTATTTATCAAAGCGGTTCACATCACTTTGTACGTATTACTATTGATTGTACTTTACAAGAAACACAAGGACACCCTTAACCAATCTAATAAAAAATGGTTGATATTGTCTATTTCATTTCTAGGATTATTAATGTTGATAGTGTTTTCCCGTGCCCTATTTAGTCATTTGGATAGCTTTAATTATATCTCTATTTATTTTACCGCAATAGCACTATCACTATTTATTAGTCTTTATGCCACTATGCATTTCATTCAGCCAGATATCATCACCAAAACTGAGGCCCTGAAAGAAACTGGAAATGATGTAAAGTACAAAAACTCTGGCCTAACAGAGGCAATGACAGATACCCTAAAATCACAATTGGTACGGTTGGTAGAAACCAAAAAGGTATATCTGGACAATGCAATCACTTTAGAAAAATTAGCAAAGGATTTAAACACGGACCGCTATAGCTTATCACAAGTAATAAACCAGGAGTTTGGCAAGAATTTTTATGAATTTATAAACGATTATAGAGTTCAAGAGGTGGTGAACATGATTAAAAATAACGAGGGCAATATTAAGTTGGTTACGGATCTTATATACGAATCTGGCTTTAACAACAAGGTATCTTTTTATAAAGCATTTAAAAAGAGACACAAAATGACACCTACCCAGTTTATCAAATTGCAGAGCAACCATTTATTGATAAAAAATTAA
- a CDS encoding SusC/RagA family TonB-linked outer membrane protein, with protein sequence MKIKYFLFLKLFMVSLVMMAQEKTITGTVMDQDGLPLPGVNILVVGTTNGTQTDFDGNYIIQGTTGETLSFSYIGQKTLKIVIGSSTTINATMEVDAQALEEVIVVGYGTTTKQSFTGSIKQIDSELLERKSVSNISQALTGESAGVRVINTSGQPGEAATIRIRGFGSVNGNRDPLYVVDGVPFSGNINALNPSDIASTTILKDASATAIFGARGANGVVVINTKKGRNGSDYIEVETKTGQNFSLLPRYNNIKSPEQYIGLSWEGLRNRGVAFGRDAANAAIYANDRLFTSSGVGDNYNMWNVANGAELIDPATGLVREGVTRKYNPENWEDHAFQPSNRIEANLKISGGNERTNYFSSIGYLGDKGYSINSDFERYTARLNVNHKVKDWLDGSMNLGYTASETNNGGQSEDSGSVFWFVDNIPSIYPLYLRDASGSTIPDPYYGGNVYDYGRGRGFGALTNAVADAHNSVQNKFNHEINFNTSLNIKFTDYLTLENRFGSQYYNSSYDEQNGPFYGPSASSGGSIYKTKTEVLSYNMLNLLRFKKQFDNHSIEALVAHENNSWERKYLSAYKTNLVDPFGTELNNAVVSSPANSYTRNYTLESYFGQVNYDYDNKYFVSGTVRRDGSSRFLNNKWGTFGSVGLAWALINEGFMQNQDVFSNLKLKTSYGLIGEQGGVGYYPGYDLFEVQNLNDDISLIFNTKGNPDLTWETSKMFQTGIEFGIGNVLDVAVDYYIKNTEDLIFDRRNGPSLGYALIKVNDGALRNQGLEFDVAAHLVKTDDFYLDFTVNGEFLDNELTEMPLEPATGEEKIIDIDVLFGRSKGHSLYDFYTREYAGVDVNTGVSTWNVYYFDENNDGAFQSSERVASMADYTSQFPDRANSLAMTTTETYSEATQKYVGKSAIPTVRGAFNLSTGYKGFDLSTQFLYSVGGYAYDAAYARLMGNDQVGGNNWHTDILNRWQQPGDVTNVPRISSDYDKNVTSSSTRFITKSDFLNLNNIRLGYTIPKMYVEKIGMSNLNLWVSGDNLWLLSKRDGFNPSTDEAGTSDMYRYSPLSTFTFGIRAKF encoded by the coding sequence ATGAAAATTAAGTATTTCTTATTCTTAAAACTCTTCATGGTATCATTGGTAATGATGGCCCAAGAGAAAACAATTACAGGTACTGTAATGGACCAAGACGGCCTTCCTTTACCCGGTGTAAACATTCTTGTTGTTGGAACAACAAATGGTACACAAACGGATTTTGACGGTAACTATATTATCCAAGGAACTACTGGAGAAACTTTGTCCTTTAGTTATATTGGCCAAAAAACTTTGAAAATTGTTATTGGGTCTAGCACTACCATCAACGCTACAATGGAGGTTGATGCACAGGCGTTGGAAGAAGTAATCGTTGTTGGTTACGGAACAACAACCAAACAATCTTTCACCGGTTCTATAAAGCAGATCGATTCAGAATTATTGGAGCGCAAAAGTGTTTCCAACATTTCACAAGCCCTAACAGGTGAATCTGCAGGAGTTAGAGTAATAAACACTTCTGGGCAACCAGGTGAGGCAGCTACCATCCGAATTAGAGGTTTTGGATCGGTTAACGGTAATAGAGATCCTTTATACGTTGTAGATGGTGTTCCCTTCTCTGGAAATATTAATGCCTTAAACCCAAGTGACATTGCTTCCACAACCATTTTGAAAGATGCTTCGGCAACTGCTATTTTCGGTGCCCGTGGTGCCAACGGAGTTGTGGTTATCAACACCAAGAAAGGGAGAAACGGAAGCGACTATATAGAAGTAGAGACCAAAACGGGACAAAACTTTAGTTTACTACCACGATATAACAATATCAAATCCCCAGAGCAGTACATAGGATTAAGTTGGGAAGGACTTAGAAATAGAGGCGTAGCTTTTGGCCGCGATGCAGCCAATGCTGCAATTTATGCGAACGACAGGCTTTTTACTAGTTCAGGGGTCGGTGATAATTATAATATGTGGAATGTTGCTAATGGCGCTGAATTAATTGACCCAGCAACCGGATTAGTAAGAGAAGGGGTTACCCGTAAATACAATCCAGAAAATTGGGAAGACCACGCCTTTCAACCCTCCAATAGAATAGAGGCTAACTTAAAAATAAGCGGTGGAAATGAAAGGACCAATTACTTCAGTTCTATTGGTTATTTAGGTGATAAAGGATACTCCATCAATTCAGATTTTGAGCGTTATACGGCTCGTTTAAATGTAAATCATAAAGTTAAAGATTGGTTGGATGGCTCCATGAATTTGGGCTACACTGCTTCAGAAACCAATAATGGAGGACAATCTGAGGACTCTGGTAGTGTTTTCTGGTTTGTAGACAATATCCCATCTATCTATCCATTGTACTTAAGAGATGCCAGCGGTAGCACCATTCCAGATCCCTATTATGGTGGCAATGTTTATGATTATGGTAGAGGCAGAGGTTTTGGTGCATTGACAAACGCAGTCGCCGATGCTCACAACAGTGTTCAGAATAAATTTAATCATGAAATCAACTTTAATACATCTCTAAACATAAAGTTTACGGATTACCTTACGTTAGAGAATAGATTTGGATCACAGTATTATAACAGTTCTTACGATGAACAAAACGGCCCATTCTATGGCCCAAGTGCTAGCAGTGGCGGTTCCATTTACAAAACAAAAACTGAAGTTCTATCTTACAACATGTTAAACTTATTGCGTTTTAAAAAGCAATTTGATAACCATAGTATAGAAGCATTGGTTGCACATGAAAACAATTCATGGGAGAGAAAGTATCTTTCTGCCTACAAAACCAACCTTGTAGATCCCTTTGGCACCGAGCTGAACAATGCGGTTGTATCTTCCCCAGCAAATTCTTACACTAGGAACTACACCTTGGAAAGCTATTTTGGGCAAGTAAATTATGACTATGACAATAAATATTTTGTTTCAGGAACTGTTAGAAGAGACGGTTCATCGAGATTCTTGAACAATAAATGGGGCACCTTTGGATCTGTTGGTCTTGCTTGGGCACTGATCAACGAAGGCTTTATGCAAAACCAAGATGTTTTCAGCAATTTAAAGCTTAAAACAAGTTACGGTCTTATTGGAGAGCAAGGTGGTGTTGGTTATTACCCTGGTTACGATCTTTTTGAAGTTCAAAACCTAAATGATGACATTTCCTTGATTTTCAACACTAAGGGAAATCCAGATTTAACCTGGGAAACTTCCAAAATGTTCCAAACGGGAATTGAGTTCGGAATTGGTAATGTATTGGATGTAGCTGTGGATTATTATATTAAAAATACGGAAGATTTAATCTTTGACAGAAGAAATGGTCCTTCTCTAGGGTATGCGCTAATCAAAGTAAACGATGGTGCTTTACGAAATCAAGGTCTAGAATTTGATGTAGCAGCCCACTTGGTTAAAACAGATGATTTTTATTTGGATTTTACGGTTAACGGAGAATTCTTAGACAATGAATTAACCGAAATGCCACTTGAACCCGCAACTGGTGAGGAAAAGATAATTGACATTGACGTCCTATTTGGAAGATCAAAGGGCCATTCACTTTATGATTTCTATACCCGTGAATATGCAGGAGTTGATGTGAACACTGGAGTAAGCACTTGGAATGTGTACTATTTTGACGAGAACAATGACGGCGCTTTCCAATCTAGTGAAAGGGTAGCCTCCATGGCAGATTATACATCTCAATTTCCGGACAGAGCTAATTCATTGGCAATGACTACCACGGAAACCTATTCCGAAGCAACTCAAAAATATGTAGGCAAGTCAGCAATACCTACTGTAAGGGGAGCCTTTAACCTAAGCACAGGTTACAAAGGTTTCGATCTTAGCACTCAGTTCCTATATAGCGTAGGTGGTTATGCATATGACGCTGCATACGCAAGACTAATGGGCAATGACCAAGTAGGAGGCAACAATTGGCACACAGATATCTTAAATAGATGGCAACAACCTGGCGATGTCACCAATGTACCACGTATTTCCAGTGATTACGATAAAAACGTAACATCCTCTTCTACAAGATTCATCACTAAATCAGATTTCTTGAACTTGAACAATATCAGATTGGGTTATACAATCCCCAAAATGTATGTTGAGAAGATCGGCATGTCCAACTTAAATTTATGGGTATCTGGAGACAACCTTTGGTTATTATCTAAAAGGGATGGTTTTAACCCATCTACAGATGAAGCCGGTACTTCTGATATGTACCGTTATTCTCCTTTATCAACGTTCACATTTGGAATAAGAGCTAAATTTTAA
- the pyrF gene encoding orotidine-5'-phosphate decarboxylase, producing the protein MTTQFLVEQIRKKESFLCIGLDTDLDKVPEHLLEEEDPIFAFNKAIIDATHHLCVAYKPNMAFYEAYGIKGWKALEKTITYLNSHYPEQFTIADAKRGDIGNTSTRYAKAFFEDLGFDSVTIAPYMGKDSVEPFLAFKEKHTILLALTSNLGAFDFQTKMVDGKELYKQVLETSQTYENSENLMYVVGATKAEFLKEIRNIIPDSFLLVPGVGAQGGSLKEVCKYGMTKDIGLLVNSSRGIIYASNGVDFAQAAAVKAKELQLQMRMELNKE; encoded by the coding sequence ATGACCACCCAGTTTTTAGTTGAACAAATACGCAAAAAGGAATCCTTTCTTTGTATTGGATTGGACACGGACCTTGATAAGGTTCCCGAACATCTTTTAGAGGAGGAAGATCCCATTTTCGCCTTCAATAAGGCAATTATAGATGCTACTCATCATTTGTGCGTAGCTTACAAACCTAATATGGCCTTTTATGAGGCATATGGAATTAAAGGCTGGAAAGCCTTGGAGAAGACCATTACATACTTAAACTCTCACTATCCGGAACAATTTACTATTGCCGATGCCAAACGAGGCGATATTGGGAATACCTCTACAAGATATGCCAAGGCATTTTTTGAGGATCTTGGTTTCGACTCCGTTACTATAGCGCCGTATATGGGTAAAGATTCTGTAGAGCCCTTTTTGGCATTTAAGGAAAAGCATACCATTTTATTGGCTTTGACCTCTAATTTGGGAGCCTTCGATTTTCAAACCAAAATGGTCGATGGTAAAGAGTTGTATAAACAGGTGTTAGAAACCTCACAGACCTATGAGAATTCAGAAAATCTCATGTACGTTGTGGGAGCAACAAAAGCAGAATTCTTAAAAGAGATCCGAAACATCATTCCAGATAGTTTTCTTCTGGTACCTGGAGTAGGGGCGCAGGGAGGCAGCCTGAAAGAAGTATGCAAATACGGGATGACCAAAGATATTGGGCTATTGGTGAATTCTTCCAGAGGAATCATCTATGCATCAAATGGCGTGGATTTCGCACAAGCAGCCGCTGTAAAAGCAAAAGAATTGCAATTGCAGATGCGTATGGAACTAAATAAAGAATAA
- a CDS encoding ubiquinol-cytochrome c reductase iron-sulfur subunit — MERKEFLRTLGTGAAFALTFSCLHGCSSDSADDLDKNPVPSEVDFTINLNSDEASKLVKIGGFILVKSKQALKYTDIVVAKNLEGNYVAASQICSHEQNDQVRFVADKGGIFSCSVHGSEFDQTGIPINDITNNPLKIFKTKLSENILRIFE, encoded by the coding sequence ATGGAAAGAAAGGAGTTTTTACGGACCTTGGGGACAGGGGCTGCCTTTGCGTTAACATTTTCTTGTTTGCATGGGTGTTCTTCCGATAGTGCAGATGATTTAGATAAAAACCCTGTGCCTTCGGAGGTAGATTTTACTATAAATTTGAATTCAGATGAAGCATCCAAGCTAGTCAAAATAGGCGGTTTCATCCTAGTTAAATCCAAACAGGCGCTTAAGTATACCGATATTGTGGTGGCAAAAAACCTTGAGGGGAATTATGTGGCTGCAAGCCAAATATGTAGCCATGAACAAAATGATCAGGTGAGGTTTGTAGCGGATAAAGGCGGAATTTTTTCTTGTTCCGTCCATGGATCGGAATTCGATCAAACCGGTATTCCTATTAATGACATCACCAATAATCCCTTAAAAATATTTAAGACCAAACTCAGCGAAAATATATTGCGCATTTTTGAATAG
- the prfA gene encoding peptide chain release factor 1 has product MIDKLNIVKQRFDEVSDLIIQPGIISDQKRYVALNKEYKDLKKLVDKRTLYLEITDNIAEAEEILADGSDPEMSEMAKMQLEEAKGKFPALEEEIKLLLIPKDPEDSKNVVVEVRAGTGGDEASIFAGDLFRMYTKYCESKGWKTNVIDLSEGTSGGYKEIQFEVTGEDVYGTLKFEAGVHRVQRVPQTETQGRVHTSAATVMVLPEAEDFDVQIDPKDVRIDFFCSSGPGGQSVNTTYSAVRLTHLPSGLVAQCQDQKSQHKNKEKAFKVLRSRLYDQELAKKQEEDSAKRSSQVSSGDRSAKIRTYNYSQGRVTDHRIGLTLYDLQNIVNGDIQRIIDELSMVENTEKLREASEIF; this is encoded by the coding sequence ATGATTGATAAATTAAATATAGTAAAACAGCGTTTCGATGAGGTTTCGGACCTTATTATTCAACCGGGAATTATTTCGGATCAGAAGCGGTATGTTGCGTTGAATAAAGAATATAAGGATCTCAAGAAATTAGTAGATAAAAGGACGCTTTATCTTGAAATCACCGATAATATAGCGGAAGCTGAGGAGATATTGGCAGATGGTAGCGATCCGGAGATGTCGGAAATGGCAAAAATGCAACTCGAGGAAGCTAAGGGTAAATTCCCCGCATTGGAGGAAGAAATTAAGTTGCTATTGATACCTAAAGATCCTGAGGATTCCAAAAATGTTGTGGTGGAGGTTCGTGCTGGTACTGGTGGGGACGAGGCCAGTATATTTGCTGGTGATCTTTTTAGAATGTACACCAAATACTGTGAATCTAAAGGATGGAAAACCAACGTTATTGACCTTAGCGAGGGCACCAGTGGAGGCTACAAGGAAATACAGTTTGAAGTTACTGGAGAGGACGTATACGGTACTTTAAAGTTTGAGGCAGGAGTACATAGGGTGCAACGGGTTCCGCAGACGGAGACCCAGGGAAGAGTACATACCAGTGCAGCTACGGTAATGGTGCTTCCTGAAGCCGAAGATTTTGATGTTCAGATAGACCCCAAAGACGTACGAATCGATTTTTTCTGTTCCTCAGGTCCTGGTGGACAATCGGTGAATACCACCTATTCTGCAGTGCGCTTAACTCACCTTCCATCCGGATTAGTGGCACAGTGTCAAGATCAAAAATCCCAACATAAAAACAAGGAAAAAGCGTTTAAGGTATTGCGTTCCCGTTTGTACGATCAGGAACTGGCCAAAAAACAGGAAGAGGATTCTGCCAAAAGGAGTTCTCAGGTGAGTAGTGGAGACCGATCCGCAAAGATCAGAACCTATAACTATTCTCAAGGTCGAGTTACCGACCATAGGATTGGTTTAACCTTGTACGACTTGCAGAATATAGTGAATGGCGATATTCAACGTATCATAGACGAGCTGAGCATGGTGGAAAATACTGAAAAATTAAGAGAAGCCTCCGAGATATTCTAA
- a CDS encoding RagB/SusD family nutrient uptake outer membrane protein, whose protein sequence is MKSKLYISILATGLLTLGCSKDYLETKPTEFISSGQIIDASDLNPDILEASLRGIYATMYQTGSGGTDLDHDDFGQKGYDIYGDMLSSDMALTGTTYGWYSDLSDMTSTVDYTNINNYKVWRFYYRIILSANLVIDGIGGNDASLETVAEQQTMGQAKAARAYAYFYLANYFSEGYEPSTPILPIHLDTEAPNQPLSTAEEVYNVIITDLIDAVELLEGFSRSAKHEINQDVARGLLAYAYAATGKDQEAAVVANKVITNGKFTLMDKAEVTGGFNDVNTNGWMWGVDITLDNNLDLVSWWGQIDLFTYSYSWAGDPKVIDVDLYAAIDSTDIRKFQFQGYFEALPENRDKTEDGTFIDVPVDINELYPTGKFYAPEREDGGQRSVITDYVYMRVAEMYLLHAETAAKSGDEPGARASLKTLLKERLDSDLETAYVDLLSGQALLDEIYLQTRIEFWGEGKSYLAMKRNKATITRGANHLSSAGASIPYNDDRLSFKIPQSEIQNNPNIN, encoded by the coding sequence ATGAAATCTAAATTATATATTTCAATACTTGCTACAGGCCTATTAACTTTGGGCTGTAGCAAAGATTACCTAGAAACAAAACCTACGGAATTTATTTCTTCTGGACAAATTATAGATGCATCTGATCTCAATCCTGATATCTTGGAGGCAAGTTTAAGAGGGATATATGCTACTATGTATCAAACAGGATCTGGTGGAACCGATTTAGACCATGACGATTTTGGGCAGAAAGGGTACGATATCTACGGAGATATGTTGTCTTCGGATATGGCTTTAACCGGAACTACCTACGGCTGGTATAGCGACTTGTCTGACATGACCTCTACAGTAGATTACACCAACATTAATAACTACAAGGTTTGGAGATTCTACTATAGAATTATTCTTTCTGCAAATCTTGTGATTGATGGTATAGGCGGAAATGATGCATCACTTGAAACCGTTGCTGAACAACAGACCATGGGGCAGGCCAAAGCCGCAAGAGCCTATGCCTATTTTTATTTGGCCAACTATTTCTCTGAAGGGTATGAGCCTTCAACACCAATATTGCCAATTCACTTGGATACAGAAGCTCCGAACCAACCACTGAGCACGGCAGAAGAGGTTTATAATGTAATCATAACAGATTTAATCGATGCCGTTGAATTACTTGAAGGATTCTCAAGATCTGCCAAACATGAGATCAACCAAGATGTTGCCAGGGGACTTTTGGCATATGCCTATGCTGCTACAGGAAAAGACCAAGAAGCTGCAGTAGTCGCTAATAAAGTAATTACCAATGGGAAATTCACTCTAATGGATAAAGCTGAGGTAACTGGTGGTTTTAATGATGTAAACACAAACGGATGGATGTGGGGCGTAGACATTACCTTAGACAACAACCTAGACCTAGTATCCTGGTGGGGACAAATTGACCTCTTTACCTATAGCTATTCTTGGGCTGGAGATCCTAAAGTAATTGATGTTGATCTTTATGCAGCAATTGACAGCACTGATATTAGAAAGTTTCAATTTCAGGGCTACTTTGAGGCATTACCAGAAAACAGAGATAAAACAGAAGATGGTACTTTTATAGACGTGCCAGTAGATATCAATGAATTGTATCCTACTGGAAAATTCTATGCTCCAGAACGCGAAGATGGTGGACAAAGAAGCGTTATTACAGACTATGTATATATGAGGGTGGCAGAAATGTACTTATTACACGCTGAGACTGCAGCAAAATCTGGTGACGAGCCTGGAGCTAGAGCTTCGCTTAAGACCTTGCTTAAGGAACGTTTGGACAGTGACTTGGAAACGGCTTATGTAGACCTACTAAGCGGACAAGCGTTGTTGGACGAAATCTACCTTCAAACAAGAATTGAATTTTGGGGTGAAGGGAAAAGCTATTTGGCAATGAAAAGGAACAAGGCCACTATTACCCGTGGCGCCAATCACCTTTCATCTGCAGGAGCATCCATTCCTTATAACGATGACCGTTTAAGCTTTAAAATTCCACAGAGTGAAATTCAAAACAACCCAAACATCAACTAA